Proteins encoded within one genomic window of Pectobacterium araliae:
- a CDS encoding response regulator gives MKILLIEDDIDLGNGVRIALTDQGLDVIWVRRKVDALHQLDVCVPELVLLDLGLPDGDGMSLMARLRHQFKGIPVIILTARGTLQDRLTGLDAGADDYLVKPFVLAELLARVRALVRRSYGFQNEVIEIRGLSLHVPTRRVTVSERHVDLTASEYALLETLMLRADRVMTRSFLEERIFGAKENMSNALDVHMGNLRRKIGDSYVRTVRGVGFVIDTVPIQKGEVDA, from the coding sequence GTGAAAATTCTCCTAATTGAAGACGACATCGATCTCGGCAATGGCGTACGTATAGCCCTTACAGACCAGGGATTAGATGTCATATGGGTTCGCCGAAAAGTGGATGCTCTGCATCAACTCGATGTCTGCGTGCCAGAACTTGTCTTGCTCGACCTCGGCCTGCCCGACGGTGATGGCATGAGCCTGATGGCGCGTCTGCGTCACCAGTTCAAGGGGATCCCCGTCATCATCCTGACTGCCCGGGGCACTCTGCAAGACCGCTTGACTGGTCTGGATGCCGGTGCAGACGACTATCTCGTCAAACCTTTTGTTCTCGCCGAGTTACTGGCCAGGGTGAGGGCACTTGTGCGGCGCAGTTACGGTTTTCAGAATGAGGTGATAGAGATTCGAGGGCTATCTCTCCATGTGCCGACTCGTCGCGTGACCGTGAGCGAAAGGCATGTTGATTTGACGGCAAGTGAATACGCGCTGCTTGAAACGTTAATGTTGCGTGCTGACCGTGTTATGACACGTAGTTTTCTGGAAGAAAGAATCTTCGGTGCAAAAGAAAATATGAGTAATGCGCTCGATGTACATATGGGAAATTTGCGTCGCAAAATCGGTGACAGCTATGTGCGAACGGTGAGAGGTGTTGGGTTTGTCATTGATACCGTACCCATTCAGAAGGGGGAGGTTGATGCGTAA
- a CDS encoding sensor histidine kinase, whose protein sequence is MRNFWHYLRIPTLVRRIMIAQMLLLTLIWCIFLTYILWDNLRSPPMLSGSKTYETILTLVDRMGDRPHDLTDVLEKFSKALREGYGGGEDPKMSISLIVRKNKEIIYSSDGAPVGVANTGYGMIQSIQSNGRTWTSRTLKSRSSDTEVTLLTPAGGWNFFIYLNSRGYYILPLLVCIPFLLFPAWLSIRIAMRPWNKVANEVSLRTPEDISPLKVVPKHKELRQIVDAINIFLARVRESTERERTFIADAAHELRTPLAAMRVNVEALQSDVSNFSQQELLAGIIRSNSRAARLVNQLLLLMHSEAPIDTVMEPVPLTTLIQERMAELSPLAAESRIELEFYFHDEVWITGVRERLMSLIDNLIENAVKYSPEGGRVEVEVRLSDKSTQLRISDAGPGIMVELRERVFDRFFRDPNQIQSGSGLGLAIVKAVAQQHNSSVLLSTSAEGGLMVIVDIPNHNSV, encoded by the coding sequence ATGCGTAATTTTTGGCACTATCTGAGAATCCCAACGCTAGTACGGCGAATTATGATCGCCCAGATGCTATTACTCACGCTGATTTGGTGTATTTTTCTGACCTACATTTTATGGGATAACTTGCGTAGCCCTCCAATGCTATCAGGCAGCAAAACCTATGAAACCATTCTGACACTGGTGGATCGTATGGGGGATCGTCCGCACGATCTCACCGATGTGCTGGAAAAATTCAGCAAGGCATTGCGGGAAGGCTATGGCGGAGGCGAAGACCCAAAAATGTCAATCAGCCTAATCGTTCGCAAGAATAAAGAGATAATTTATTCATCTGATGGCGCTCCGGTAGGAGTGGCAAACACCGGTTATGGGATGATTCAAAGCATTCAGAGTAACGGTCGCACTTGGACTAGCCGTACTCTGAAGTCTAGGAGCTCCGACACAGAGGTGACACTGCTCACTCCTGCTGGCGGTTGGAACTTCTTCATATACCTGAACTCGCGCGGATATTACATATTACCGCTGCTAGTATGTATTCCCTTTCTGTTGTTTCCAGCGTGGCTGTCAATCCGCATTGCAATGCGTCCTTGGAACAAGGTGGCAAATGAAGTTTCCTTACGAACACCAGAAGATATTTCTCCCTTAAAAGTAGTGCCAAAGCATAAGGAGCTTCGCCAAATAGTTGACGCGATTAATATATTCCTTGCTAGGGTGAGAGAAAGCACTGAAAGGGAACGGACTTTCATTGCCGATGCCGCTCACGAGTTGCGTACTCCGCTGGCTGCAATGCGAGTCAATGTTGAGGCTTTGCAGTCCGATGTAAGCAACTTTAGTCAACAGGAATTGCTTGCAGGGATTATTCGTAGCAATAGCCGTGCTGCTCGTCTCGTCAATCAGTTGCTGCTGCTGATGCACAGTGAAGCGCCCATTGACACTGTTATGGAGCCTGTGCCGCTGACGACGCTCATACAAGAGCGAATGGCTGAGTTATCACCGCTAGCGGCTGAGAGCCGGATTGAGCTTGAATTCTACTTTCATGATGAAGTCTGGATTACAGGGGTCAGGGAACGGCTGATGTCGCTAATCGACAACTTAATTGAAAATGCTGTGAAGTACAGTCCTGAGGGCGGGCGGGTTGAGGTAGAAGTACGATTGTCAGATAAATCCACTCAATTGCGTATCTCAGATGCAGGGCCCGGGATCATGGTTGAATTGAGGGAACGGGTATTCGACAGATTTTTTCGTGATCCCAATCAGATACAAAGCGGGAGTGGATTGGGGCTTGCAATAGTCAAAGCGGTTGCGCAGCAACACAACAGCAGTGTTTTGCTAAGTACGTCTGCAGAAGGCGGGCTCATGGTTATTGTTGATATCCCAAATCACAATTCCGTCTGA
- a CDS encoding SDR family NAD(P)-dependent oxidoreductase gives MDLKLTGKVALVTGASTGIGFSICEELAVNGVHLVMVARREPELILAAKKISEKYGVSVLPVAGDVTDPKLPSLVVEQAEKAFQRIDLLVNNAGRAHAGTLLTTSEEDWQIMTETKFSAMRRFCKAIIPGMQKRNWGRIVNISSIGGIYPNPQLTVSHALSAAINNLTRSLALSVAPDGILVNAVGVGAVATDNWAQNMLPNVRNRRPELDDRTDEEVMALLGKEKTPVGRFGLPEDIAAITAFLLSGRNQFVTGQTIEASGGADRFM, from the coding sequence ATGGATTTAAAACTGACTGGAAAAGTGGCTCTGGTAACTGGAGCCAGTACCGGAATTGGTTTCAGCATTTGTGAAGAATTGGCCGTGAATGGTGTGCATTTAGTCATGGTGGCCAGACGAGAACCTGAGCTGATTCTTGCTGCGAAAAAAATCTCAGAGAAATACGGTGTTTCGGTGCTGCCTGTTGCCGGGGATGTAACTGATCCCAAACTACCTTCTTTAGTGGTTGAACAAGCGGAAAAGGCTTTTCAGCGTATAGATTTACTGGTGAACAATGCCGGAAGAGCCCATGCGGGCACGCTGTTAACCACTTCGGAAGAAGACTGGCAGATAATGACTGAGACCAAATTCTCCGCCATGCGACGTTTTTGTAAGGCAATCATCCCGGGGATGCAGAAACGAAACTGGGGGCGTATTGTCAATATCTCATCCATTGGCGGTATCTATCCTAATCCGCAACTTACTGTTTCACACGCACTAAGCGCCGCTATCAACAACCTGACACGTAGTTTAGCACTGAGCGTGGCTCCAGATGGCATTCTGGTCAATGCTGTCGGCGTAGGCGCTGTTGCGACGGATAATTGGGCGCAGAATATGCTACCGAATGTCCGCAATCGTCGTCCTGAACTGGATGACAGAACAGACGAAGAGGTAATGGCATTACTGGGTAAAGAGAAAACGCCTGTGGGCCGCTTTGGACTTCCTGAAGATATTGCTGCGATTACTGCGTTCCTGCTTTCTGGAAGGAATCAGTTTGTTACTGGACAGACAATCGAAGCATCAGGCGGAGCAGACAGATTTATGTAA
- a CDS encoding MFS transporter — protein sequence MLAIICCIVVANIYFNQSVLNLIAGSFPNEWGAVSLIPMATQLGYAVGLFFLIPLGDYIERQWLILRQAQVLFLALIGMMLSPTATVLVFFSFLTGMAATVAQQIVPLAASLSRTSARGKTVGTVMSGVLAGILAGRAIGGLIGQYFGWRGVFLSGAIMTLLAIFFILRILPTQSLSTPKFNYLAVLRSLGLLWKSEPQVRGATLTQAMLFASFSVLWTVLPFWLAHRYDYGAGVTGTLAALGLIGILCAPLAGSFSDRQGPFRMVVFGVILMLLAWAVFWGWNSMVGMVVGILLLDAGEQCVLIANQHTIYSLRPDARNRLNTLFMCVMFIGGACGSLTATWLWETTHSWTLISSAGAGLVIMGMLIAVRRKYSGPYSGT from the coding sequence ATGCTGGCGATTATTTGCTGTATTGTTGTAGCGAATATTTATTTTAATCAATCTGTCCTGAATTTGATTGCTGGGTCCTTTCCCAATGAATGGGGAGCGGTTTCTTTGATCCCCATGGCCACCCAGTTAGGCTATGCGGTGGGCTTATTCTTTCTGATCCCCCTGGGCGATTATATTGAACGTCAGTGGCTTATCCTGCGTCAAGCGCAGGTGCTTTTCCTGGCACTGATCGGCATGATGTTATCCCCAACGGCGACAGTGTTGGTGTTCTTCTCCTTCCTTACCGGGATGGCTGCAACAGTAGCTCAACAGATAGTGCCGCTTGCCGCCTCGCTCTCCAGAACTTCTGCACGAGGTAAAACCGTGGGTACGGTGATGAGCGGTGTCCTGGCAGGTATCCTTGCTGGTCGGGCTATCGGAGGCCTTATTGGTCAGTATTTCGGCTGGCGTGGCGTCTTTTTGTCCGGCGCGATCATGACATTGCTGGCTATATTTTTCATCTTACGCATTTTGCCTACTCAGTCGTTGTCAACGCCAAAGTTTAACTATCTTGCGGTATTACGTTCATTAGGACTGCTGTGGAAAAGCGAGCCGCAGGTGCGTGGTGCAACTCTTACACAAGCAATGCTGTTTGCCTCCTTCAGCGTGCTGTGGACTGTGCTTCCTTTCTGGTTAGCTCATCGCTACGATTACGGTGCAGGGGTCACCGGCACCCTGGCTGCTTTGGGGTTAATCGGTATTCTGTGTGCGCCTCTGGCGGGAAGTTTCAGCGATCGTCAGGGACCATTCCGAATGGTTGTTTTTGGTGTGATACTCATGCTGCTAGCCTGGGCTGTTTTTTGGGGATGGAACAGTATGGTGGGTATGGTGGTGGGCATTCTACTACTGGATGCGGGTGAGCAATGTGTACTGATAGCTAATCAGCACACGATTTATTCTTTGCGTCCGGATGCCAGAAACCGTCTTAATACATTATTTATGTGCGTTATGTTTATTGGCGGAGCATGTGGCTCACTGACTGCCACCTGGTTATGGGAGACAACTCATAGCTGGACGCTGATTTCTTCAGCAGGGGCCGGACTCGTGATCATGGGGATGTTGATAGCCGTAAGACGTAAATATTCAGGCCCCTATTCGGGCACATAG
- a CDS encoding winged helix-turn-helix domain-containing protein: MLKTEDLNTKISIDEIHFADWQIWPQLRILLHRGKPVRISARAFDVLVVLVSAGGKAVSKESLLTQVWGNEIVEENNLQAQISAIRRILGHERHLLITEFGCGYRFNINKLPTEPLSKSEIPEPVVTPFLASILGRDKAVQELCVLLDQYRLVTITGSGGVGKTRLAWEVVSLTHSHFPDGICVAELAHITEASSLLSVISQALHLPLAAIHNDADLRQQLARRRCLLLIDNCEHVISELQPVITLLLHLAPHIKLLLTSQVALQVAGEQQYLLPPLQVPESEEADTHELLTFDSVRLFIERGQANRHNFHPSASELSLIGELCRHLDGLPLAIELAASRLPVMSVKEIYSRLEDRFQLLSNTHSSLVPRHQKILTTLEWTYQLLNTREQRLFCSLGIYTDMFSVKSVSDFLLIKDKHRWQVVDDLQRLLSLSLIQVSTQVPETRFRLLETMRQFVCDKLRQQGEYTGLEARFAGYYKVLVEEAQGDWFILPTGQWRERYSHMLNDLRSVLQQTLAEGADSSKGLEILQAMTPFWIEYSLYDECQRHIYPLLYENTSRVILTLRQRMNLSAVAGKASTWAKGPTPETHSAWKTALALAEKLDDKEIRLQAHYGLWLYYLRTGELDKALEHAQSMCELARSISDEEAMATGLRILGVSLHFLGRHDVGRDYLQQSLDWYEHGELSHSFRFGLDQETAGQAFLSRLLWLQGEYKAAKQMAWRAVKKAARLQHVCSLCCALAEGACMTAALDRNPRWVIRAANWLIHLAERHDLYFWKTYGELFLVWAKQFSHTDVSQTILFSSLRAMGLDWQYSPLLSEIDIGLSLRTARQDHENWCTPELMRLFATQLPPQEQRLLLEQALDKARQQQAHGWALRIAYSLATLQAEAGEKWAAKQLIQDALHDVDDSDNATDVRNAMALCARIGA; the protein is encoded by the coding sequence ATGCTCAAAACAGAAGATCTCAACACCAAGATATCAATTGATGAGATTCACTTTGCTGACTGGCAAATCTGGCCACAGCTAAGAATTCTGTTACATCGGGGTAAGCCGGTAAGAATTTCTGCCAGAGCTTTTGATGTTCTGGTTGTTCTGGTGAGTGCTGGAGGTAAAGCGGTAAGTAAAGAATCTTTACTGACTCAAGTGTGGGGAAATGAAATCGTCGAAGAAAATAATCTTCAGGCACAAATTTCAGCTATACGCCGCATACTGGGTCATGAACGCCATCTACTGATTACTGAATTTGGTTGTGGTTATCGCTTTAATATCAACAAACTGCCAACTGAACCGCTCTCTAAATCAGAAATACCTGAGCCCGTTGTTACCCCTTTTCTAGCGTCGATTCTGGGGCGTGATAAAGCTGTGCAGGAATTATGCGTCTTATTAGATCAATACCGTCTGGTGACGATTACAGGCTCAGGGGGCGTGGGTAAGACTCGTTTGGCATGGGAAGTCGTCAGCCTTACACACTCGCATTTTCCTGATGGAATATGTGTGGCTGAACTGGCGCATATCACCGAAGCATCTAGCTTGCTATCTGTTATTTCACAAGCGCTCCATCTTCCATTAGCTGCCATTCATAATGATGCCGATTTACGGCAACAGCTTGCACGACGTCGATGTTTACTGCTGATTGATAACTGTGAACATGTCATTAGTGAACTGCAACCAGTGATTACGTTGCTCCTGCACCTGGCTCCCCATATCAAACTGTTGTTGACCAGCCAGGTAGCGTTACAGGTCGCCGGCGAGCAACAATATCTACTACCGCCATTACAAGTTCCTGAGAGCGAAGAGGCTGATACCCACGAGTTACTGACTTTTGACAGTGTCCGCCTCTTTATCGAACGCGGGCAGGCCAACCGACATAATTTCCATCCATCAGCCAGCGAACTGTCGTTGATTGGCGAATTATGCCGTCATCTTGACGGTCTGCCGTTGGCGATCGAACTTGCGGCCTCCCGTCTGCCAGTCATGAGTGTCAAAGAGATCTATAGCCGACTGGAAGACCGTTTCCAGCTACTGAGCAATACGCACAGCTCTCTGGTGCCCAGACATCAGAAAATACTGACCACGCTGGAGTGGACTTATCAGTTACTCAATACACGTGAACAACGATTATTTTGCTCTCTGGGGATCTATACCGATATGTTCAGTGTGAAATCAGTAAGCGACTTTCTGCTTATTAAAGACAAGCATCGCTGGCAGGTTGTTGACGATCTGCAAAGATTGCTGTCTTTATCCCTGATTCAGGTCAGTACTCAGGTACCAGAGACCCGTTTCCGCCTGCTGGAAACCATGCGCCAGTTCGTATGCGATAAACTCAGACAACAGGGTGAATATACTGGTCTTGAGGCCCGTTTTGCCGGTTATTATAAAGTTCTGGTAGAAGAGGCCCAAGGTGATTGGTTTATACTGCCAACGGGACAGTGGCGTGAACGTTATAGCCATATGCTTAATGATTTGCGGAGTGTATTACAGCAAACGTTGGCTGAGGGGGCCGATTCTTCTAAGGGACTTGAGATCTTACAAGCGATGACCCCTTTTTGGATTGAATATTCACTCTACGATGAATGTCAGCGCCATATCTATCCTCTGCTTTATGAAAATACTTCTCGGGTAATATTAACGCTACGCCAGAGAATGAATCTCAGCGCTGTAGCAGGTAAGGCGTCAACCTGGGCAAAAGGCCCTACGCCTGAAACACATTCAGCCTGGAAAACCGCGCTGGCACTTGCAGAAAAGCTCGACGACAAAGAAATACGTTTACAGGCTCATTACGGATTATGGTTGTATTATCTCCGTACTGGCGAGCTGGATAAAGCGCTTGAGCATGCGCAATCGATGTGCGAGCTAGCACGGTCCATTAGTGACGAGGAGGCGATGGCAACCGGGCTGCGTATTCTTGGTGTATCCCTGCATTTTTTGGGGCGTCATGACGTCGGGCGTGATTATCTCCAGCAATCTCTTGACTGGTATGAACATGGCGAATTAAGTCACTCTTTCCGTTTTGGTCTTGATCAAGAGACCGCCGGTCAGGCCTTTCTGTCTCGTTTACTGTGGTTACAGGGTGAGTATAAGGCCGCGAAACAGATGGCATGGCGCGCTGTTAAAAAAGCCGCTCGTTTGCAGCATGTCTGTTCTCTTTGCTGTGCACTCGCTGAAGGCGCTTGTATGACAGCGGCACTGGATCGTAATCCACGTTGGGTTATAAGGGCCGCAAACTGGCTTATTCATCTGGCAGAAAGGCATGATTTGTATTTCTGGAAGACATACGGCGAGCTGTTTCTTGTTTGGGCCAAACAGTTCAGTCATACCGATGTTAGTCAAACCATACTGTTTAGCTCGTTGCGGGCGATGGGATTAGACTGGCAATATTCCCCCTTGTTGTCAGAAATTGATATCGGGTTATCGCTGAGAACCGCCCGCCAGGATCATGAAAACTGGTGCACTCCTGAGCTGATGCGTCTTTTTGCCACTCAATTACCTCCTCAGGAGCAACGCCTGCTGTTGGAGCAGGCTCTGGACAAAGCGCGCCAGCAACAGGCTCATGGCTGGGCCCTCCGTATTGCTTATTCATTGGCGACATTGCAGGCTGAAGCCGGGGAAAAATGGGCTGCTAAACAATTGATACAGGACGCTTTACATGATGTTGATGACTCAGACAATGCGACGGATGTAAGAAATGCTATGGCGCTATGTGCCCGAATAGGGGCCTGA